A part of Anolis sagrei isolate rAnoSag1 chromosome 3, rAnoSag1.mat, whole genome shotgun sequence genomic DNA contains:
- the IFNGR2 gene encoding interferon gamma receptor 2: MRRLCLPLLFLSSSSFFLVCRPVPTAGESPLFLPAPQNLTIESRNFVNVLRWSPVKGINRTVSYRVEQRVESDKEWEEVKCTNIAKPECNFDHGKEFYRNLLRVRAEQGGLKSNWSKVVPFKAKSNTILGPPEEINVTSEANTLTLSFRSPLEHTRYDSKLQYKIYYWDEPLSQNTSIWTKNRATKFKDLKEVTQYCFQVQAVFINNTGEISGPHCNKTLVTERTRNIYIAVIFGVLASTILATFWFVHVIRKYKSTIKYFWQPHLKIPSHYEEDLQNAQVATEYTFQNCAGEEHWDTVSVISNTSQNQTSRDSFPSGTQVDVSNLDEHR, translated from the exons ATGCGACGCCTCTGCTTGCCGCTGctgttcctctcttcctcctccttcttcctcgtATGCAGACCTGTGCCTACCGCTGGAG aGTCTCCTTTGTTCTTACCTGCACCCCAGAATTTAACAATTGAGTCACGTAATTTTGTGAATGTGTTGAGATGGTCTCCAGTGAAGGGAATCAATAGAACAGTATCCTACCGTGTAGAACAGCGTGT AGAGTCAGATAAAGAATGGGAAGAAGTGAAGTGCACAAATATTGCAAAGCCAGAATGTAATTTTGATCATGGCAAGGAGTTTTACCGCAACCTTTTACGTGTTAGAGCTGAACAAGGGGGATTGAAATCTAATTGGAGTAAAGTCGTTCCTTTTAAAGCAAAAAGTAACA CCATTTTGGGACctccagaagaaataaatgtgaCCTCAGAGGCAAACACACTTACTCTAAGCTTTCGGTCTCCTCTTGAGCATACAAGATATGACTCAAAATTGCAATACAAAATATACTACTGGGACGAGCCATTGAGCCAAAAT ACATCAATATGGACCAAAAATAGAGCCACGAAATTCAAGGATCTAAAAGAAGTGACACAATATTGTTTTCAAGTACAAGCAGTGTTTATAAACAATACAGGAGAAATAAGTGGCCCTCACTGCAACAAAACACTTGTCACTG aaagaaCAAGAAACATTTATATTGCCGTGATATTTGGAGTTCTAGCGTCTACCATTTTGGCAACATTTTGGTTTGTGCATGTTATTCGAAAATATAAAAGCACAATTAAATATTTTTGGCAACCTCATCTAAAAATACCCTCCCACTATGAAGAG GACTTACAAAATGCTCAAGTGGCTACAGAGTACACATTTCAGAACTGTGCAGGAGAAGAACATTGGGACACTGTATCGGTTATCTCTAATACAAGTCAAAATCAAACTTCGAGAGACAGCTTTCCTAGTGGAACTCAAGTAGATGTGTCAAATTTGGATGAACATAGATAG